A region from the Felis catus isolate Fca126 chromosome F1, F.catus_Fca126_mat1.0, whole genome shotgun sequence genome encodes:
- the INAVA gene encoding innate immunity activator protein isoform X1, producing the protein MPQGTDVLGSLTFGMLQMPKLNEIPPGREGREEGRGERRWPGQTGPEASRQERGARGQAGGARAPWDSWGNCRPLTHPGSAWERCHPSLLCAPSSQKSTMESKDEVSDTDSGIILQSGPDSPVSPVKELTHAVRKQQRALEERLEAHLEELKRLCLREAELTGVLPAEYPLKPGEKAPKVRRRIGAAYKLDERALHREDPLSGLERELALQLQIAEAARRLCREGNLSRQARRQRKHAMLQEEKKLRELERCLGEQRRTSGPPPAAALPLGRELSASDDSSLSDGLLLEEEESQVPKPPPESPAPPSRPLPPQSLEGLKPAGPETGGLERAPIQNSPWKETSLDHPYEKPRKSSEPNSESSSPATTPQDGPGASSLWLLEPASYHVVPIRSVPGQRQGRTSAPATPEMQGRRGQAQSLRMDSFRAGPEGRGRSAFPRRRPTHYTVTVPDSCFPPTKPPLPHPAYHSCSEDSGSDVSSISHPTSPGSSSPDISFLRPLSPPEPPRPRGAWVPAGAHYPKLLPPPGRYVLVAESHLPPPGEWELGRAALGPAYEEDAAALRWQRLVASRGRLVRTPSLKDSPAGRALSKAAVSEELKSWHERARLRSGRPHSLDRQGAFRVRSLPPGREGFARAPAPRTQVTTVYVPRRSPEGAPVQVFVPENGEIISQV; encoded by the exons ATGCCCCAGGGGACAGATGTCTTGGGATCTTTAACATTTGGGATGCTGCAAATGCCGAAGTTAAATGAAATACCTCCCGGGAGGGAAGGCCGGGAGGAGGGTCGGGGAGAGAGAAGATGGCCTGGACAAACAGGTCCTGAAGCTTCGAGGCAGGAACGGGGGGCGCGGGGACAGGCGGGCGGCGCCAGAGCTCCATGGGACAG CTGGGGAAACTGCAGGCCACTGACACATCCTGGCTCAGCTTGGGAACGGTGTCACCCCTCCCTACTCTGTGCCCCCTCCTCCCAGAAATCCACCATGGAGAGTAAGGATGAGGTCAGCGACACTGACAGTGGCATCATCCTGCAGTCTG GCCCTGACAGCCCGGTGTCCCCGGTGAAGGAGCTGACCCACGCGGTGCGCAAGCAGCAGAGGGCCCTGGAAGAGCGGCTGGAGGCACACCTGGAGGAGCTGAAGAGACTCTGCCTCAGGGAGGCG GAGCTGACGGGTGTCTTGCCGGCCGAGTATCCCCTCAAACCAGGGGAAAAGGCCCCCAAGGTCCGCCGCAGGATTGGAGCAGCTTATAAACTGGACGAGCGGGCCTTGCACAGAGAG GACCCCCTGAGCGGCCTGGAGCGGGAGCTAGCCCTGCAGCTACAGATCGCCGAAGCGGCCCGCCGCCTGTGCCGGGAGGGGAACCTCAGCAGGCAGGCCCGCCGGCAGCGGAAGCACGCCATGCTGCAGGAGGAGAAGAAGCTGAGGGAGCTGGAGCGCTGCCTGGGCGAGCAGCGGCGCACCAGTGGGCCCCCTCCCGCCGCTGCCCTGCCCCTGGGCCGAG AGCTCAGCGCCTCAGATGACAGCTCTCTATCAGATGGGCTGCTCCTGGAGGAAG AGGAATCCCAAGTGCCAAAACCTCCCCCAGAGTCCCCAGCTCCACCTTCCCGGCCTCTCccaccccagagcctggaggggcTGAAGCCAGCAGGACCTGAGACTGGGGGCCTGGAGCGGGCCCCCATCCAGAACAGTCCCTGGAAGGAGACCAGCCTGGACCATCCCTACGAGAAGCCCAGAAAATCTTCTGAACCCAACAGCGAGTCCAG CAGCCCAGCCACCACGCCACAGGACGGGCCCGGTGCCTCCAGCCTATGGCTGCTGGAGCCTGCCTCCTACCATGTGGTTCCCATCCGCAGCGTTCCTGGCCAGCGGCAGGGCCGCACCAGTGCCCCCGCCACCCCTGAgatgcaggggaggaggggccaggcGCAGTCTCTGAG gATGGATTCCTTCCGGGCGGGTCCCGAGGGCCGAGGCCGCAGCGCCTTCCCCCGCCGCCGCCCCACTCACTACACGGTGACGGTGCCCGACTCCTGCTTCCCCCCGACCAAGCCCCCGCTGCCCCACCCCGCCTACCACTCCTGCTCGGAGGACAGCGGCTCCGACGTCTCCAGCATCTCGCACCCCACGTCGCCGGGCAGCAGCAGCCCCGACATCTCCTTCCTGCGGCCCCTGTCTCCGCCCGAGCCGCCCCGTCCCCGCGGGGCCTGGGTCCCGGCCGGCGCGCACTACCCCAAGCTGCTGCCGCCGCCCGGGCGCTACGTGCTGGTGGCCGAGAGCCACCTGCCACCGCCCGGCGAGTGGGAGCTGGGCCGCGCCGCCCTGGGCCCCGCCTACGAGGAGGACGCGGCCGCGCTGCGCTGGCAGCGGCTGGTGGCCTCCCGCGGCCGCCTGGTGCGGACGCCCTCCCTGAAGGACAGCCCCGCGGGCCGCGCGCTCAGCAAGGCGGCCGTGTCCGAGGAGCTCAAGTCGTGGCACGAGCGCGCGCGCCTCCGGAGCGGCCGCCCGCACTCGCTGGACCGCCAGGGGGCTTTCCGCGTCCGGAGCCTGCCCCCCGGGAGAGAGGGCTTCGCGCGAGCCCCTGCTCCCCGGACACAG GTGACCACAGTGTATGTGCCCCGGAGATCGCCCGAAGGGGCCCCTGTGCAAGTCTTTGTGCCTGAGAACGGCGAGATCATCAGCCAGGTGTAA
- the INAVA gene encoding innate immunity activator protein isoform X2 — protein MESKDEVSDTDSGIILQSGPDSPVSPVKELTHAVRKQQRALEERLEAHLEELKRLCLREAELTGVLPAEYPLKPGEKAPKVRRRIGAAYKLDERALHREDPLSGLERELALQLQIAEAARRLCREGNLSRQARRQRKHAMLQEEKKLRELERCLGEQRRTSGPPPAAALPLGRELSASDDSSLSDGLLLEEEESQVPKPPPESPAPPSRPLPPQSLEGLKPAGPETGGLERAPIQNSPWKETSLDHPYEKPRKSSEPNSESSSPATTPQDGPGASSLWLLEPASYHVVPIRSVPGQRQGRTSAPATPEMQGRRGQAQSLRMDSFRAGPEGRGRSAFPRRRPTHYTVTVPDSCFPPTKPPLPHPAYHSCSEDSGSDVSSISHPTSPGSSSPDISFLRPLSPPEPPRPRGAWVPAGAHYPKLLPPPGRYVLVAESHLPPPGEWELGRAALGPAYEEDAAALRWQRLVASRGRLVRTPSLKDSPAGRALSKAAVSEELKSWHERARLRSGRPHSLDRQGAFRVRSLPPGREGFARAPAPRTQVTTVYVPRRSPEGAPVQVFVPENGEIISQV, from the exons ATGGAGAGTAAGGATGAGGTCAGCGACACTGACAGTGGCATCATCCTGCAGTCTG GCCCTGACAGCCCGGTGTCCCCGGTGAAGGAGCTGACCCACGCGGTGCGCAAGCAGCAGAGGGCCCTGGAAGAGCGGCTGGAGGCACACCTGGAGGAGCTGAAGAGACTCTGCCTCAGGGAGGCG GAGCTGACGGGTGTCTTGCCGGCCGAGTATCCCCTCAAACCAGGGGAAAAGGCCCCCAAGGTCCGCCGCAGGATTGGAGCAGCTTATAAACTGGACGAGCGGGCCTTGCACAGAGAG GACCCCCTGAGCGGCCTGGAGCGGGAGCTAGCCCTGCAGCTACAGATCGCCGAAGCGGCCCGCCGCCTGTGCCGGGAGGGGAACCTCAGCAGGCAGGCCCGCCGGCAGCGGAAGCACGCCATGCTGCAGGAGGAGAAGAAGCTGAGGGAGCTGGAGCGCTGCCTGGGCGAGCAGCGGCGCACCAGTGGGCCCCCTCCCGCCGCTGCCCTGCCCCTGGGCCGAG AGCTCAGCGCCTCAGATGACAGCTCTCTATCAGATGGGCTGCTCCTGGAGGAAG AGGAATCCCAAGTGCCAAAACCTCCCCCAGAGTCCCCAGCTCCACCTTCCCGGCCTCTCccaccccagagcctggaggggcTGAAGCCAGCAGGACCTGAGACTGGGGGCCTGGAGCGGGCCCCCATCCAGAACAGTCCCTGGAAGGAGACCAGCCTGGACCATCCCTACGAGAAGCCCAGAAAATCTTCTGAACCCAACAGCGAGTCCAG CAGCCCAGCCACCACGCCACAGGACGGGCCCGGTGCCTCCAGCCTATGGCTGCTGGAGCCTGCCTCCTACCATGTGGTTCCCATCCGCAGCGTTCCTGGCCAGCGGCAGGGCCGCACCAGTGCCCCCGCCACCCCTGAgatgcaggggaggaggggccaggcGCAGTCTCTGAG gATGGATTCCTTCCGGGCGGGTCCCGAGGGCCGAGGCCGCAGCGCCTTCCCCCGCCGCCGCCCCACTCACTACACGGTGACGGTGCCCGACTCCTGCTTCCCCCCGACCAAGCCCCCGCTGCCCCACCCCGCCTACCACTCCTGCTCGGAGGACAGCGGCTCCGACGTCTCCAGCATCTCGCACCCCACGTCGCCGGGCAGCAGCAGCCCCGACATCTCCTTCCTGCGGCCCCTGTCTCCGCCCGAGCCGCCCCGTCCCCGCGGGGCCTGGGTCCCGGCCGGCGCGCACTACCCCAAGCTGCTGCCGCCGCCCGGGCGCTACGTGCTGGTGGCCGAGAGCCACCTGCCACCGCCCGGCGAGTGGGAGCTGGGCCGCGCCGCCCTGGGCCCCGCCTACGAGGAGGACGCGGCCGCGCTGCGCTGGCAGCGGCTGGTGGCCTCCCGCGGCCGCCTGGTGCGGACGCCCTCCCTGAAGGACAGCCCCGCGGGCCGCGCGCTCAGCAAGGCGGCCGTGTCCGAGGAGCTCAAGTCGTGGCACGAGCGCGCGCGCCTCCGGAGCGGCCGCCCGCACTCGCTGGACCGCCAGGGGGCTTTCCGCGTCCGGAGCCTGCCCCCCGGGAGAGAGGGCTTCGCGCGAGCCCCTGCTCCCCGGACACAG GTGACCACAGTGTATGTGCCCCGGAGATCGCCCGAAGGGGCCCCTGTGCAAGTCTTTGTGCCTGAGAACGGCGAGATCATCAGCCAGGTGTAA